In Ferribacterium limneticum, a genomic segment contains:
- the kdpD gene encoding two-component system sensor histidine kinase KdpD yields MADQRPDPDQLLNRLNEAEAKAKRGKLKIFFGASAGVGKTYAMLGAARQQLLAGVDVVVGIVETHGRMETEAMADGLEYLPLRDIPYRDRILREFDLDTALIRKPALILMDELAHSNVAGSRHAKRWQDIDELLAAGIDVYSTVNVQHLESLNDVVSGITGIRVWETVPDKVFDAADEVVLVDLPPDELLQRLKSGKVYLANQAERAIRNFFRKGNLIALRELALRRTADRVDDQMLQYRRDQSVSPVWQTRDSLLACIGTSASAEKVVRTTARVASRLEAPWHAIYIETPALQRLSEANRHRILRNLKLAEEMGAQTATLSGNIAEEVAVKYARDHNLSKIFVGRDHPRPWHPWYRSFADRVGQRAPDLDVLQVARSDTEREPARSDEESVVDNIAQQWPAYAKAAAGCALAGFGAALIFPIVDLPNIVMVFLLAVVLVSVRYGRGPGVLASFLAVAIFDFFFVPPRFTFAVNDVQYLMTFVVMLVVGLITGQLTAGSKYQAKVAMRREQRVRSLYEMSRDLSAALMPEQIAEIGERFIVAELGAKAAFLLTDDNDRLQPALPSPNGLPAVDMGIAQWAFDHAEPAGQGTNTLAASPILYLPLKAPMRLRGVLALEVRHTDRLLVPEQRRLLDTFASLIAIALERVHYVEVAQNTTVQMESERLRNSVLSAISHDLRTPMSVLVGLADSMFLTRPPPTGPQAEIARSLKEEALRISGQVNNLLDMAKLQSGRVELNRQWQPLEEVVVSALKTLERAFAEHQIKVLLDENLPLVNIDSVLMERVIYNLLENTVKYTPAGSLVEVGAKVGERMIEVWVDDNGPGLPAGKEEVIFKKFERGQPEGTTRGVGLGLAICRAIIEAHGGEIHAKNRAQGGARFMFTLPRGNPPALDVEEDPEEVLEKKKSC; encoded by the coding sequence ATGGCTGACCAACGTCCCGATCCCGACCAACTGCTGAATCGCCTCAATGAGGCGGAGGCGAAGGCCAAACGCGGCAAGCTGAAGATCTTTTTTGGCGCCTCGGCCGGCGTGGGCAAGACCTACGCCATGCTCGGCGCGGCCCGGCAGCAATTGCTGGCCGGGGTGGATGTGGTTGTCGGTATCGTCGAGACCCATGGCCGGATGGAAACCGAGGCCATGGCCGATGGCCTGGAGTATCTGCCCTTGCGGGATATTCCCTACCGGGATCGCATCCTCCGGGAATTCGACCTCGACACGGCGCTGATTCGCAAGCCGGCGCTGATCCTGATGGACGAACTGGCCCATTCCAACGTCGCCGGTTCGCGCCACGCCAAGCGCTGGCAGGACATCGACGAATTGCTGGCGGCCGGCATCGATGTCTATTCGACCGTCAATGTCCAGCATCTGGAAAGCCTCAACGACGTGGTCAGCGGCATCACCGGCATTCGTGTCTGGGAAACCGTGCCGGACAAGGTCTTCGATGCCGCCGACGAGGTCGTGCTCGTCGACCTGCCGCCGGATGAGCTCCTGCAGCGCCTGAAGTCGGGTAAGGTCTATCTGGCCAATCAGGCCGAGCGGGCCATCCGCAACTTCTTCCGCAAGGGCAACCTGATCGCCCTGCGCGAACTGGCCCTGCGCCGCACGGCTGACCGGGTCGACGACCAGATGTTGCAGTATCGGCGTGACCAGTCGGTTTCGCCCGTCTGGCAAACCAGGGATTCCTTGCTTGCCTGCATCGGAACAAGTGCATCTGCGGAGAAAGTTGTCCGCACCACAGCCCGCGTGGCCAGCCGGCTGGAAGCGCCGTGGCACGCCATCTACATTGAAACCCCGGCCCTGCAGCGCCTTTCGGAAGCGAACCGCCACCGCATCCTGCGCAACCTCAAGCTGGCTGAAGAAATGGGCGCCCAGACGGCGACGCTGTCGGGAAACATTGCGGAAGAAGTCGCCGTCAAATACGCCCGCGACCACAATCTGTCGAAAATCTTTGTCGGCCGGGATCACCCGCGTCCATGGCACCCCTGGTACCGCTCTTTCGCCGACCGTGTCGGCCAGCGAGCCCCCGACCTTGACGTCCTTCAGGTAGCACGTTCCGATACAGAAAGGGAGCCGGCCAGGTCGGATGAGGAAAGTGTGGTCGACAACATCGCCCAACAATGGCCGGCCTACGCCAAGGCGGCCGCCGGTTGTGCACTGGCCGGGTTTGGCGCCGCCCTGATCTTCCCGATTGTCGATCTGCCCAATATCGTCATGGTCTTTCTGCTCGCGGTAGTGCTGGTCAGCGTGCGCTATGGTCGTGGCCCGGGCGTTCTGGCCTCCTTTCTGGCAGTCGCCATTTTTGACTTTTTCTTCGTGCCGCCGCGCTTCACCTTCGCGGTAAACGACGTGCAATATCTGATGACTTTTGTCGTCATGCTCGTGGTTGGCCTGATTACCGGCCAGCTGACGGCTGGCTCGAAATACCAGGCCAAGGTGGCGATGCGCCGCGAGCAGCGTGTTCGCTCGCTTTATGAAATGTCGCGCGATCTGTCGGCGGCGCTGATGCCCGAGCAGATTGCCGAAATCGGCGAACGCTTCATTGTGGCCGAACTGGGCGCCAAAGCTGCCTTTCTGCTGACCGACGACAACGACCGGCTGCAACCGGCCCTGCCCTCGCCCAATGGCCTGCCCGCCGTGGACATGGGCATTGCCCAGTGGGCCTTCGATCATGCCGAGCCAGCCGGCCAGGGCACCAATACGCTGGCCGCCAGCCCCATCCTGTATTTGCCGCTCAAGGCGCCGATGCGTTTGCGTGGCGTGCTGGCGCTCGAAGTGCGCCATACGGATCGCCTGCTGGTCCCGGAACAGCGCCGACTGCTCGACACCTTTGCCTCGCTGATCGCCATCGCGCTCGAGCGCGTGCACTACGTCGAGGTGGCCCAGAACACGACCGTGCAGATGGAATCCGAACGTCTGCGCAACTCGGTGCTGTCGGCCATTTCGCACGATTTGCGGACGCCGATGAGCGTGCTGGTCGGCCTTGCCGATTCGATGTTCCTGACCCGGCCGCCACCGACCGGCCCGCAGGCCGAGATTGCCCGCTCCCTGAAGGAAGAGGCGCTACGCATCAGTGGCCAGGTGAACAACCTGCTCGACATGGCCAAGCTGCAGTCCGGCCGGGTGGAGTTGAATCGGCAATGGCAGCCTTTGGAAGAGGTGGTCGTCAGCGCCTTGAAAACCCTCGAGCGCGCCTTTGCCGAGCACCAGATCAAGGTCTTGCTCGATGAAAACCTGCCGCTGGTCAATATCGACTCCGTGCTCATGGAGCGGGTCATCTACAACCTGCTGGAAAACACCGTGAAGTACACCCCGGCCGGCAGCCTGGTTGAAGTAGGCGCCAAGGTCGGGGAGCGCATGATCGAGGTCTGGGTCGACGACAATGGCCCCGGACTGCCGGCAGGCAAAGAGGAAGTCATTTTCAAGAAATTCGAGCGCGGCCAGCCGGAAGGCACCACCCGCGGTGTCGGGCTTGGGCTGGCCATTTGCCGGGCGATCATCGAAGCGCATGGCGGCGAAATCCATGCAAAAAACCGGGCGCAAGGGGGGGCGCGTTTCATGTTCACGCTGCCCAGGGGCAACCCGCCAGCGCTCGATGTCGAGGAAGATCCCGAGGAAGTTCTCGAGAAAAAGAAGAGCTGCTGA
- the kdpE gene encoding two-component system response regulator KdpE, whose protein sequence is MSTATPTVIVVEDEAKIRRFIKLALEAEQLEVFEADSVARGLIEVGTRQPDLVVLDLGLPDGDGIDLIRDLRTWSEIPIIVLSARTAEADKVAALDAGADDYLIKPFGAAELLARVRAHLRRRFRAGTTGLSVFEFGNVRVDLGKRIVEKDGQQIHLTPIEFRLLAYLIANPDSVLTHRQLLKAVWGPNHIEDSHYVRVYMGHVRKKIEDDPTRPKFILTESGVGYRFVS, encoded by the coding sequence ATGTCTACCGCCACACCGACCGTGATCGTCGTCGAGGATGAAGCGAAGATTCGCCGCTTCATCAAACTGGCGCTGGAGGCCGAGCAACTGGAGGTCTTCGAGGCTGATTCGGTGGCACGGGGGCTGATCGAAGTCGGCACCCGGCAGCCCGATCTCGTCGTGCTCGATCTTGGCTTGCCTGATGGCGACGGCATCGACCTGATCCGCGATTTGCGGACCTGGTCGGAAATTCCCATCATCGTCCTCTCGGCCCGCACGGCCGAAGCCGACAAGGTGGCGGCGCTCGATGCCGGGGCCGATGATTACCTGATCAAGCCATTTGGCGCCGCCGAGCTGCTGGCCCGGGTCCGCGCCCACCTGAGACGGCGTTTCCGGGCTGGAACGACGGGCCTGTCGGTGTTCGAATTCGGCAATGTTCGCGTCGATCTGGGCAAGCGCATCGTCGAAAAGGATGGGCAGCAGATTCACCTGACGCCGATCGAGTTCCGGCTGCTCGCCTACCTGATCGCCAATCCCGATTCCGTCCTGACCCATCGCCAGCTCTTGAAGGCGGTCTGGGGGCCAAACCATATCGAGGACAGCCACTATGTTCGTGTTTACATGGGGCATGTCCGGAAAAAAATCGAGGACGATCCGACGCGGCCCAAGTTCATTCTGACCGAATCCGGTGTCGGCTACCGGTTTGTCAGCTGA